atttttacaaaaaaaaagaaaaaaaaagcgaagcaaCGCTTAATGGTTTATCCAAATTAAGCAAAAGGGTAgataaaatgggggggggggggggaaatatgcataaaaagAATCTGTTCATATAGGCAGCGGTACACATTTGTATAATGCGATGCGCTGGACGGGGGTGGGGGGAGGTTTTTTATTGGGAGCGACTTCAATTGGGGGTGCTCCGTTGGGCTAATCGAACAGGGGGTTGTACTGCACctacaggggggaaaattcACGTGTGAGATCGCGGGGTACATTTGTATGAACATGCATTAATATGTATTCGTATGTGCTGCGCCCCCCTGTGCGCGCTTTGCGGTTCAAAGCCGttacctttttcttcatgGGCTCCTTTTCGAACAAGTGCTTTCCCTTGGAATCTGGGCGGAGGGGGGAACGGCCAAGCGGTGCAAATGGGCAAACGTGCAAACGTGGTGTATTGGTGGGTGGGCTCACACCTGCCGCCAACGCAACTTATTTTGGCGCGAACCGCGCAGGGTGCTACACTTGGAGCTTCGCCCACTTACCGTTGAGCAGATTCTGCTGCATGTAGGTCGAGGAGGGCATCTTCTGATTTAGCATGCCGCTGGGTTTCATCATGTTTGAGTTCATGGAGCTGGGCGAGGCGTTCCGGTTTTGCATCATCGGGTTGCGCTTGCTGAGGTAGCGGCGGGGGAAGGAGATACGTATTGGTGGGTGGGATGAACATGTGAGGAGAGGCTACCTAAGTGGAGAAGCCCCTTGTGAAGAGGCCCCCCTGTGGAGAAGCTACCCATGTGTGGAGGCCCCCCGTGGAGGCGGCACCCACCTGATGGAGGATCCCTCTCCCAGGCTGTGCATGCTGCCCTGCGAGCCAACAGTTTGCTTGTACGCCTGGGCGGAGGATGGCGCGCCGCCGGATTTTAGGCTCTTCTGGAATTCGATCAAGTCCTGCTCATAATTAGCGTCGAAGAGGTCCAAGTTGATGGAGGTGATATTGGGATCTTTAAGAAGAACCTGGTTGGCTTTCTTCAGAATATCGAGCTGCCTATTGAGGTGTTCCCTTTCTTTAACCACATGAGGGGGTTCATTTAACAAGTCATAGAGTTTCTGCTCACTGTTTAAATCAGAGTACAATTcgaattgcattttttcttgaAGTTTCCTGATGAGGAAGTAGCCAATAATTTTAGGCACACTATCTCTCACATTGCGTAGGACAATATTAAAGTAGCAGTCTAACCTTCTCCTAATTTCTTGAATAAACTGCGCATTATATctggtcttttttttctccttagCATTCCACATATTCATAACTGATTTCTGAGCTGTGTTCACAAATTTGGCAGCCTTCCCAGTGATGTAGTCCTGTTCGCTCATCATATTAGAGTAGTACTTACTttgcatattattattatctacGTTTGAGCTGGACAGATTAGATTGCTGCCTTTTGTTTTGGGACCTCTGTTGGGAGTTATAGTCTTGGCTCCCACTTTCGTTGTTCTGGTCATCTTCATTCGCGTTGATTATGCTGCCATGTTCGATGAGGTAGGAGGAATCATTCGTGAATAGATAATTCGTCTCCGCGTCGATGAAATTTTCGAGTATATTGTgagtgttttccttttccctgaGGAGGATGGTTTGGGATAAATCGAGGACCTGCTCGGATAGCTTTGGAAATCTGGTCAACACCCgattggcaattttttgcgATAGAATTTCTAACGTTTGGCTAACCTTATCTAGACAGTTAAACACTGGtgcgttaatttttttcaaatggggTAGGATTAAAAATTCAAAGGTATCTGGGGATGGGAAACCCGGCAAGCTATCCCCTTCATGTAGGCAAATGGCATCATCAATATCGTTATCGCTCAACTCACTTGTAACATTTTTCCCCACGTACTCATCTAAGAATTCGTTAAAAATGCTTCTCACTTTGAGCCCACAAATGATGTCATTATTTTCTATGAAGACTTGTAACCGCTTATCGTATTTCCCCTTTAGggtatttttaaatatttcgcaATAATCTGTGATCATGGACCAAAGGAGTTGCGTCTTCTTCGTTGCGTCTAGAGGGACGTTGGTGCCCAGTTCGTATAGCTTATCATTGATGAGTctaattttgtcatttatCTCGACTTTAATATCTGGGAGGAAATTTTTGATATGTCTGAGGAGCACTTTGGTTAACTTATCCGTGAGTGAAGTCGTTCCGTAGAGTGTGGGAGGTAACTTCCTATACACTGGGTGTGTTTGGAAAAATGCCAACTCGTCCTTCAACGATTGCGCGATTGACTTTCCACTTTTTATATCCGCTGTAGATCGGTTCACCACTCCTGTGTAGCCTAACCTCAGCGTTATTTCGTCGTTCATTAGCATCTTACTTGCATCTGCTCCTTTGTCCATTAAATCAATTTTGGTAATTACCCCTATGGTCCTCAACCCCTTTGGGTCAACTTTCCTCGCGATTTGCAGAGCATCACTTGTGGACATATCTGCATTGGCAGGCAGCACGGCGAGGATAATCGTCCTAGGATCTTTCACATAGCGAAAAGCCATTTCTCTCGTTAGCCTTTCTATATCATCTGTTTGGTCTGAATTCTTTAGAGGCACTCTAGTGATCCCTGGAAGGTCTATGAGAGATAAATCCGGGCAGCTCGTCGAATAGATATTTAGAACAATTGGCTCGTCTATAATTCCTTTGTTCTTTCCAGCTATTTCGTCCGTCAAATTGTTTATGTGTTCCCTCACTTGGTTAAAATCCGTGAACTTCCTACTTTTGTCATCTTCGAATATGGCCCAGTGCTTTACTTCGCTGTCCTCCTTTATGTGGATGAGCCTGAATTCTATGGGCCTCCTGGTGACTATGCCTTCTCCTCTGGGCAGGAAGTCCAGCCCCACGATCGACTCCAGCACGCTGCTCTTGCCACTGCTCTGCGTCCCCACCACGCAGATGCGCGGCAGGTTGATGTACTTCTGCAGCCCGATGTCCCTCAGCTCGTCGATCACCGTGATGAGCTTCCGCAGGTTGTTGTACATGCTCGACTCCAtggcagcgggggggggaccAAGGCGCCGGTTCGGCGGCCACGAATGTGCCTTTTCGGGGCGGCTACGAATATGCCGGTTCGAGGCAGTTACGAATGTGCCTTTTCGGGGCAGCTATGAATGTGCCTTTTCAGGTTAGCTACGAATATGCCTTTTCGGGGCAGCTATGAATGTGCCTTTTCAGGTTAGCTACGAATATGCCTTTTCAGCGCAGCTATTAGTATGCCTTTCCTTCGGGCGCCGCCCCAACGCACAGCGCGAGTTGGTACAAGCTGGTTTGCGTTACGGCAGTTGGATGAAAGGCGCCCCTCCTCGCCAAATCACTTTTGTAACCCCTTCGTTCCGCCCACTCGCGCaggtataaataaatgctgGGAGGTACACTgcgcgctttttttttttttttttttacccccttttgcattcAGGCGAGCTGCGCGATGTGTGCAACTTGTCACTGGCAAGCGTGGCACTTTGGAAAACGAGAATGAGCAGCACTGATGAATTGGGCTGGATGTGTGGCGCGCGGGTGGAGCTGGGCAAACAATGGCAAACAAATGggcgaaaaaatggcaaactgCTCGCAAAAATGTTAGCCAAATGGTGGCataaattggcaaaaaaggggcaaaggagtggcaacaaaatggccaaaaACTTGCAAAATTTTGACGAATAATTGGCGAAAAATGTGCCAAGCAACGGGGAGGACGCTACGCTAAGGGGGACTGCACACACCCATTCGCACGTTCGCAGGGGGTAGGGAGATCATGAACGGTCGGCTTATCAGGTAAGCAACTGGTTTTTTACTTTGTGGGGGGTAACCTGCGAGGGGGTGTACATTTCGGCAAATTGGGAAAGACGCGCTGTGTGAAATGTGCCAACTGTTTCCGCGCGTGGACGTGGGAAggtaaaggggaaaaaaaaacagaaaaaataaaaggaaaagaaaaagaagcaggaaaagaaaaagaagcaggaaaagaaaaagaagcaggaaaagaaaaagaagcaggaaaagaaacaaaacaggagcagggaaaaaataacaaaggGACGCCCACGCGATGTGCTGCATACACTGAGCATGTCTATTAGGAACGTTCCCTCTCACAGGTGGGGGGCGCGAAGGGAAGCATTATCTGTACACATTTGCGAACGAGCAGGGGGATAGCCAAATGTATGCGTAGAACGTGCGTGTAGAATGGGGCGCAAGGAAGTCACGCAGGGGCAGTACACATGGGATGAACGTACCCCACCTATATGTATACACCCCCAAGGGGGACACTAATATAGTTTTAGGTACGTCGTCCAGCTTGGTGCTCTGGCACAAGGGGGATGTGCTTTGGCTCGTACTTAAAGAGGTAAATTTCGAGGatacgcaaaaatggggaaatgctcgatgaattgtaaaaaaaaaaaaaaaaaaaaggggggggggctgTTGAAACGCCGAGTCCACGGTACGGCCTCTCTAAGGGGTAAACTCTAAAAGCGCAATTCGTGCGATCGAACCATAGAAGTTTGTTTGTgagtatgaaaaaatgaacgagggaacaaaaaaaaggttaattaGAAGTGGTGCTGTGCGGCCTCGCCCGGGTCATTATAATATGTGCGTGCGTATACGTGAGATGTAATTACCTACCCGTACGTTACCTTACGTACATTACGTATACTAAACTGCGTATGCTAAAttacatatacgtacattacatatacgtacatgcattttttcccctcgctTAGTACTCTCACATTAGGCTCCCCATTCTTACGTGTGCTttaatttgccattttgacGGGAGGGCCTTCGCGGGGTCGAATTTTTGGCCCTACATTTACTCACCTGTTAATTTGGAATAATTGTGCCGCTTCTCAATGCGCTGCAACGTTTGGTGCCtcgcggagggggggaagaaaaaaaaaacacgtggTGCTTCCGTTCGATGAGTTGCACGGTGTGGCAAAATTGCAGCTGTGCAGTTCGTCAGAAAGGTTTTTTCTCAAATTGGAAGCCACCCggcacttctcccccactTGGCCTTTTTCCAATCCGTTAAGTGCCTCTCCTAAAAAGGTGGAGTATACGGcaacacatatacacatgcttcttcccctgagggaaaaaatcacCTGCACGTTGTTCATACAAATAGGGGTGGCTGTTCGAGCACCTCTTCAGGGAAGGTGTAC
The DNA window shown above is from Plasmodium vivax chromosome 9, whole genome shotgun sequence and carries:
- a CDS encoding dynamin-like protein, putative (encoded by transcript PVX_092875A), giving the protein MESSMYNNLRKLITVIDELRDIGLQKYINLPRICVVGTQSSGKSSVLESIVGLDFLPRGEGIVTRRPIEFRLIHIKEDSEVKHWAIFEDDKSRKFTDFNQVREHINNLTDEIAGKNKGIIDEPIVLNIYSTSCPDLSLIDLPGITRVPLKNSDQTDDIERLTREMAFRYVKDPRTIILAVLPANADMSTSDALQIARKVDPKGLRTIGVITKIDLMDKGADASKMLMNDEITLRLGYTGVVNRSTADIKSGKSIAQSLKDELAFFQTHPVYRKLPPTLYGTTSLTDKLTKVLLRHIKNFLPDIKVEINDKIRLINDKLYELGTNVPLDATKKTQLLWSMITDYCEIFKNTLKGKYDKRLQVFIENNDIICGLKVRSIFNEFLDEYVGKNVTSELSDNDIDDAICLHEGDSLPGFPSPDTFEFLILPHLKKINAPVFNCLDKVSQTLEILSQKIANRVLTRFPKLSEQVLDLSQTILLREKENTHNILENFIDAETNYLFTNDSSYLIEHGSIINANEDDQNNESGSQDYNSQQRSQNKRQQSNLSSSNVDNNNMQSKYYSNMMSEQDYITGKAAKFVNTAQKSVMNMWNAKEKKKTRYNAQFIQEIRRRLDCYFNIVLRNVRDSVPKIIGYFLIRKLQEKMQFELYSDLNSEQKLYDLLNEPPHVVKEREHLNRQLDILKKANQVLLKDPNITSINLDLFDANYEQDLIEFQKSLKSGGAPSSAQAYKQTVGSQGSMHSLGEGSSISKRNPMMQNRNASPSSMNSNMMKPSGMLNQKMPSSTYMQQNLLNDSKGKHLFEKEPMKKKVQYNPLFD